The segment GGTGTTCAGTTCCTCCCAGACGTGCAAAACgcagatgctggaaagcagctcatcCCGACAAGGCTCCAGCTGCTTCCCTTCATGCTGGACGAGAGCGGATCATTTGCTACATTTCACTTCTGGCCAGGACTTACCTccatttgctgccttttttttttaatttcccctcaAAATTAATGCTTTTGGGCAGCAGCATCATCTCCCAAGATGGATTTTTCCACCAAGAAAGGAGCCGCAAGAGAGGACCACTTCATATGGTCAAAGCATGGGGCTTGgtagatttattttaaattaaataagttATTCCATGTGTCCTGGACACAAGCTCACTATAAACTAATTTGAAATCCAGGGAGAAAACCCCCAACAGTCAATTTTTCAGTCCTGCAAGCTGAAATACCGTACCAGTAGTTCATCACCTGGCAAATAAACCTGCCAGCTCGAACCTTTATTAATCATTTTCTGTACCCTGCTTGAACTTTTCCAAACTGAACTCCGGAGTGCTCTAATTTTGCATCCACTGGTACCAAAAGAAACAAGTAAAGAGCACAAAAGGAGAGGGATGAAGGCTACGCATCCTCCTCTGCCAGAACATGAATTTCAGAGACTGCAAGTCAGGCAGATATTTGTCGTTTGTCGCGCAGCATTCCCATTTGTAGCCCAGTTTCTGCAAGTCAGAAACACTCAGACCAATAAATTTCTCGATGGgatagatttttaattttttgacCTGGATGGAGAATTTTTTTACAGCAACTTCTCTGTCATTCCAGAGCAATAATTACGAATTTTTCCCATTATCTACATTCCCTGAACCCTCCAAAGACCTTGATTGATTATGTGCCTGTATTCCTTCTTCTAAATGTTAATGTTTTagtcttcaagaagaaaaaaatgagagatgACAAAaactccacagaaaaaaaaaagaacagatgttCCTGAGATCATAGCAAAACAAGCCACACACTTCATAGGAATAAACTGTGATGTATAACACAGTTATTTTTCTAACCTTTCTAAAATTACCTATTTGACTGATTTCTTATGTGTAAAAAGAGGCATAAGGCCTTTCCTTCTGTCAAAGTACCATTGTCTGGAGTAATTTAGAAGCTCCCTGTTTTCTGTGCACTGAGAGTTCCAGCACAGAGACAGATTTAAGACATCTTTGAATTTGCGCAAGTCTCACAAGAACATGTCTCTTAATACCACTGTAACTAAACATGTATTTCTAGGAGATGCTCAGCTAAAACCCAAAGCTCTGAATCAACAACTATCCCAAAAGAAATGTGATCATAAGGCTGCCTTGTACACACAGCTGATGGTTCAGGGTGCAAGGGGATGCACGGCACTTGCACCACAAATCTGTGCAAATGCAGAACAGGGACAATGTTATTAATTAGGGAGCAGGAATTTCTCTACCCTATTGCACAGCCACAGAAGAGACTGCAGATAAAAACAGCTTGTTGCATCCTATAAGGCTGTTCAGTAATGCATCCCAAATTTGAACATGCATTCCTGTGATATTTATAGGTTGGATAATTTTATATTCTTGAACCTATTCTACATATAACGCTGTTGTAGTAGTAAATCTAAGAGCTATCCCAGAAAGGATAAAGTTTTCTTTAAAGCCTGTTAGTTTTCTCCAGTGTCAACCTAGCAGAGATTATATAGACATTATACACACCCAGATTTCACTACTTTCTTAAATGGAGTGGAGGAATTATTACAGCCTATCCTTATGATGCTCCCAGCAGTTTCACAGCATTGCTGCCTGGTACAGAGAATGAGGCATCTTTCTTTAATTCCTTTTGTCCAGATCTATCATGTAACTATTTTTTCCTGACATGTCATATGTTTCATTTCCAATACTTAATGGTAAGATGCATCTAGGTAGGGAATACACTGTAGGTTACCTTGGGCCAGCAGCTATCAGTAACTAACATGGATGTTGTGATTAATAAGGCATCTAAGTTCAAGTGAATGATGAGAAATTCAGGACACTTTCTAAATCAGCCTACCAGACACTGACTTTCCTGCAGACAAGGGAAAACTGTTTGTATCACTTATTTCATTGGCCATTAATGCTATTCCTAGAGGACACCTCATTCTGGATGTGCTTTCTCCTACTTCTTCCACTTCAGCTCTCACACAGTTATAGACAAGACTATCAAATCAGTGTAGTTTCCTGTAACAGCTTTTTCCCATGTTTTAATGACTATAACATCCAGAGAGTTCAGAAAGATAGAGCTTTTATTacaaaaacaaatctgaaagaaCAGAGGAACGGCTAAATTGGCTCAGAAACCCACGTAGCCCAGTGTCCTGGTCTTCACGGTGGGGAGCTGCTGGCAGCTGAGGAAAAATACCAAAAGACAGAACATAGAGCACTCCTCCCCCAATCAGCTGTTCAGAGCTTGTCTTTAAATTGCCTCCAGACCATCACAGTTAGCAACCGCTAAGAGCTCCGCAACTAAAAATGTATCATCTATCTCATTTCTCTCTAAGTCCTTTTATACCCTTGACCTCCATCCTAAGGAGTTCCACACTCATAACTCTGCATTTTGCagggaataactttttttttttttacatttttttgaaaGCTGCTGCTTGCTAACGTCACTGGGACAAGCTTGCAAATGCTCACAGAGGAGAACTGTCAGTCGCACGGTGGTCAGGAGGAAAGGTCGGGTCCTTCAGCTTTTGACCCAAGCTGCAAATTCGGAACCGGCTGGGCGGCTTCATCCCTGCAAGAaaagcagtgatgctgagttgttgttttgtggggagGGGGACAAACCAGACACTGACCCTTTAATTTCAACATGGTTTGGATTTGGAAGCAGATAGGAGATGGTAGGCTAcaggaatttcttcagcattgccaAATTAAGCCTTCCTGGGGCAGATTTAGGAATGTCCAGGACTGTCTGGACTTGCAGAGGGTTTGAGTTTAAGTGGGGATTTCCATGCTGGGTTATTTATTTCCTTCACCTCGCAGGTTTTGACAGcagtgaagggagtggagcaggtACCTGGCAACTGCTACAGACCACAGTTTTCAAGTTCATCCAGTGGGTGTTTGGCAAATTAATGGCCTATTTTACTTGCttaaatgtatctggttttcagaAGAAGCTGAGCTCTCAATCTCCTGAAAGTAATCTATGGCATCTCCTCTGAAGCCAAGAattattgtttattttaaaaaggaaactcAATGTAAACAACtaaacttggttttttttttaatgagaaacaactcAATAGGAAAAAGGCTCCAGTAAAAGACTGTGATAATCATGTGGCAGGGGAAACAGCAATTCACTCAGAAGCCCATATTTTGTTGATATAATCCTTCCCCCCAGAAGAGGGATTCCTGTATCGATTTTCTGATTATTTCTCTGTTCTGTGCCCTAGTCTCACAAATAACTTGCGTGAGCAAATTTCACCCTGTAAACAGCCTGctgtttggggtacaggactcaTTATTTTTATAATCTGACAGATTGTCTAAGTAGGATAATCTCCACAATGGACCATCCATCAACTCATAAACCTATATGGAGACCTACAAAAAACCCCTACATAAATCTATAAAACAAACAACTGAACAAGTGTTCATGATTTGTCTGCATGTATGAAGTGCTTGCACAATCACTCTTTTTCAAATAATATATGTTTCTCAATTTAATAAACACATTAAGCATTAAATGAacaacatttctttacatcagataaAAAATCTGTGCATTTTGCTTCAAATAATCTATGGAGCTGTAGCTACACAGGTCAATATAGGACAATGGGAATTCTTTACCTCTTCTTGCCTATGATTAATTTACCTGTAATAAAATTCAACCAAGCCCCAGCCTTGCGTTAACCCGTTCAGTTGGAAATCCGCAATGCACTCATGAAAAACGCCACGTCCAGTCAGGCCATTATACACCACAGGGCAAGCCTGCTTATCCAGCGTTGCAGAAACATCAAAGTACTTGCCACCTTTGATAGAAGTAAAAGGGTAGAATGTCACCAATCTTCAATAGTATTTCATGTGAAAAATTCCCAAAATCTAATAATTTTCCATATGGTTTATTCTTAGGCTTTTCTAAAGAGCAATAGTTCTCCTGTCTGCTCTgtaaattaagcaaaatctttgaTGAAGCCACATTTCCAGAGCAGCTGAATCCACCTCATAACATACATTTTAACACCCCGAAAGTGAAAACCACACCATTTATTTGCTCCAAGGATCACATGGAATTTCACTGAACAGTGAAATTAAATTGTGTGCCAAAAAGCTGAAAGCAGATATAGATACGCAGGCTGCATTTGGCTTACCAGCAGTAAAAGTGACTCCATATTTATCCCCGATAACACCATCAGCAGCCATCTCGGCCAGCGAGGCATTGGACCACTCAATGCCAGCCTTCCTcccattggggaaaaaaacataacCTACAGTGAGGCTGAAAGGGAAAGAAACGGAGTAGAACTGAAGTTCAACTAAAATTCAAATGGAGTAGCACATTGGCTTTCCAGGGGAGCTCAACACCGAGCATCGTCTTCATCCctggaaagcagcaggaatgaatacaaaatattcaaaatatccttgttaaaatattaaaaatatataaaaatgttaaaaaatattacGGGGTATTGCAAACGCTAAGGGGGGAAACCACACATGAAGGAAAGATGAGGCTTGCAGGATGGATTGTGGTGGGCAGGTGGGACAGGTGGGTCACTTGGTCCCACTTGGCCAGAAGGCCATGAACGCTGGTCTTGGAGCTTCTGGATGCAGACAGCACCAGTCAGCAAGACAGGACTCCCTGCATAATGACCCATTACAGACAGACACACCTTCTTAAATACCTGGAAGTGCTCAGCTTGTACCTCTAAATCATCTAGACAGCAAGACAAGCAGCTGCATCAGCCAAACAGTAATTGAATGGGAAGGAAGTAATTGAAGGTAAAAACTGTCCTTGTGACTAATTGCAAATGGAAAATAGGGTGGAGGGACTGGAGAGCAAGAGGGTGTGGATGGAAATTGGTCTGCACAGGTTCAAAGGAAGAGTGTACATACAGGTATCCTCTGCCACCTTTAAGATGTATGTTTTTAGCAGCATAAACTACCCTGGTTACTTACTGAGTTGTGGTTGCTGGCATATTAATAACTGTTAAATGTGCTGCAGTCCCATCCTGCAagaaagtgagaaagaaaaagcagtctAACTTGTACAGAATAATTTCTGTGGATACAACTGAGGTTACGCAGTGTGCTGTGACTTTACATGTTTAAATCTCAGTGCATCTTCTGTGAAAATCTGTCTGCAAATGAGAGTCCAGAAATATAAACCAGGAGAATTTAAGGACATTAAGGACCACAGAAACTCCACAGCAAGAAGATATATGAGAAGGAGGGAAATACATGCAGAGATGTCAGCTAGCCATAGTCAAAACTGATGGGCAACCTACCAAAGTTGACCCTGCTTTGACCAGACACCTCTACTAACCTATATTATTCTATGCCTGGGAGCAGCATACAGGAAAAATGTTATAGAAGATTGAACTAAAATCTCATGTTTTTATTCATTTCTCTTCCATCCTTGAATCTGAATCCCTTCATGCTCCACTTGGGCTGCTCTGAGGCAAATACAACTATGCTGTGATGTTATATATGCACAGACACTTGGGGTATGAGGACTCCAAACTTCAATCAGCAATAAACTTTAATTCCTTCTTAGCAGTCAGATGGCTTTTAATTAGGAAAGGAAGAGCAGCAGTCATTTTGAGTCCTGAATAATGATGAAGAAAAGGGAGAGGTCACTATCTGATTATACACATTACAGCACAAAAGCACAGCCTTATTAAAAGATACAGAGGCATATGTTAAATCACAGCAGCTACTGGATCTGCACATAGGTGGGATTTTCCAAGGTGTGTTTCTGTGCTGGTTgggaaaataaacttttattctGAATTCAGCCTAAACTCCTGTAATTCTGCCTCTAATGGAGAGTTGAGATTTCTTCACGCCTGTGTTGGCAAGGGAAATGTTTTTTCAGGAGCATCTGTTGGGGTTGCGTGGCAGCTTGTACCACCAGCGTTCAGCGTCACCCCGGGCTGTGTGCTCGCAGCAGCCGCAGTACAGGCAAAATGGCAAAACAGAGAATTATAGCTCAGCACTGGCAGAAATATTTGCTGACTGCTGTCACGCAGGCTTAGGATCTCTGCTAACGCCCCAGGCTCTCAATTAGTGTGAATCAGCGCTGCATCAGCTCCATGGAGCGCTGGGTATGTGCGGCAGCTGAGGATCTGTCCTGTAAagctatttaatttttcttaaaaaagccaaaacaagcaGTTTCAATTTACCGAGACAACTTTTGGTTCAATCGGTGTAGCAAAATCTCAGTTTTTACACACCCAGTTTTGAGAGCTGCTCCCAACATGGATATGTGCTAACGATGGCACCAATTAGCACTTCTGATTGCACACTGTGGATGCTCCCAATGCCTTATTTCTGGATAATGACTGACAAGTTCAGAAACACCTTCAATTTCATAGTTACGGAGCTGTGTTAATACCTACTTCAAAGTGTGCCAAAATCATGACGTAACGGTAAATCTCAGACCAGTCCCGGAtacctgcaaaaacaaacaaaaccccccaacctTAAGTTCACCATTGCTGGAAAATATGAACTAATAGTACCCGATTTGACATTGACTCTGGATAAAGAGATATCCAGTAATTGATAACACAGTAAGTGTATGCATGTCCCCAAAACAGTAATGGCATTTCCTCTGAAATGTCTTAAATTCATGCCCAGTCACGACATTGTTGTTTTTAAAGATAATCCTTAGTCCCAACGTCCTGCCACTACCAGCTATAGTGAAGACAGCCAAGTGAGTGATTATTTTCTGGTGCTGTTACCATAAGAGTGGCTCCGAACGCCTTTGAGAGAAAGTTCTGTTTTCTCCTGATTTTCTATTTCAATTTCTCCAACAGACTGGCCCCACTGCTCATGTCGGAAATGTTGTTCTCTTTGTCTGGGGGAAAGAAAAGAGTGAATCGACAGGCAAAATCGACAAAGCAAAATCAAGGCGGTCTCAATGCCAATCTGATAGACTTATATCCCAAAATGTCTGGATCATGGCTATGCCAGATTTTACGCATTAAACCCACTTTTACATTTTCCAGTTATTGCTATGTAATGTCTATTGCCACCCTGACTGACTAGAAAAATGCCCGTCGTTTGAAAAAATGTTGTATTACCAAACAGTTGCTGCTCAGAAGTCAGCAGGTATCACCAAAGACAACACACTATTGGTTTACatattttctgtttgcatttagAGAACACAATATTGATATTCATATTTTCTTTGTGTATTTTCAGTTCTCTGAAGCTTGTgtactaattaaaaaaacaactttaGCCCTTCTTTCACAGGATTATATTTGATCCTTTGCTTAGATATACCTGCACCATTGACTTTGGAAGTGGTTTGAATCAGGTTGTTagcaaagaaaaaagagagaataagAAATATTCCTACTGCTTGAGGTTTTACAGACAAAAACTGTGGGCAGGTCCCTCCACCCACATGTTGGGAAGACCCCGTCCATGTGCAGGATCCTCCTCAGAGGACATATCTGAGGTTGACACATCTGGTGTGGTTATGAAACCAGGAGACACCTGACAGGAGCCACTTCCTTTATTGGCTCACTTCAAATTAAACCCAACTTCTAAAATTACCTATAACAATACATGACAGACCCTGGAGAGATCTGTAGAAAAATTCCTGTTAACCCTAGAAGAAATTAATCTTGTCTCTCACTTTTTGACCCTTTGGAAGAACTCGAAGGTCCACGGTTCCTGGGCAAAAGCACGTGCAAATGCACTGGGGTGACTGTCGGCACTAAAGTCAAAGACTTCTGTGAAGTTCTCCCAGCtaggagaagagggaaaaaataaaatacattattagCTGCCACATGATACAAAGCCAAGCTGTGCACTTGCTACTCTGACAATGGCAATCTTTGTACTTTATCATTATTGGATACATCTGATTTTTCTAATTTTTAACATACTACTACTTTTCAAGGAAGCAAACAAATGGAAACTGAGAAGTGCAAGAATCAACACATTACATAGGAAGGGATGCTGGAAGGGCATGCTTGCTCTCATGTAGTCAGTTTGGAggtacaaatgcagcatcactccagaaatactgtgcTACTTTGACAATAAATCATTTTTTGTCAGACAAATCAAGTCCATAAACAGAAAGCAGAGGCAAGGGGTTCATGTGTTACTTTGTGCACATGACCCTTTGAAAACAGTAACCGAATCTCTAACCACAAAGTCACGACACATCCCGAAGCAAAAGCAAAATGCTCTTACTGGAAAGAGAATTTAACTGGTACAAGTTCACCTTCCTTTTCACTCCACTGCTGTCGGTAAGGTCCTTTTCTGTAAGGCAAAGCATCATAATTTTGTATCACTCttaaacaaacagcaaaacatttCTTACATGCTTAAGGATGCAACAGGAcaaatcacagaagaaaaatgccattGTGTGCTAAGATAGAACAATGAAGCTACATTACAACCCTACACTGGGTGGAGATATTATTAGCTGTATTTTCGTTCCATAAATATCAATGTGTGCTATTGTTACCAGATCTCTTTTGTTTCAAGTCTGTTAAATGTATTTTCAGATTGTGCTCGTCTTAAATGTAGATAAATGAAACCATAAAGTGCTGCGGTACCTGAGTAACCCATCGAAGCTTATTTTCCAGTGCATTTGTGGCTCTGCATATTCAATAGTGAGCCCTCCTCCACTCCAAATCTCTTCAGATTCATCACTCACCAGCATGTTAGGATGTTGTGGGTGCTAAAAAGACATttgaggaaaacattttcttaGTTCAGTTGTGGGGTTGCAACGTGGGTGAATTCCTGCTCTGAACATCCTCTGCAGGAGGAACAGTTGattgaaatggcttttttttcagttcttcctgATTTCTAGTAATCACATCAACCTTATCTTTTTTTGGTCTCCTCCTGGTCGTGGCTACTTAGCAAAACAAAGTTGTGAGCACAAAAATAGTTGAGTGCAAAGAGATTGTGCCGGATCTTCTCTCCTTCTTTAATATGTAGCCAGTTATTAACAAAAGGGAAAATCCACAGGCAAAATGTGTTAtcaatactgttttctttttatcaAGAATAAAGCATGTGTACATACAAGTCCCtaaaaacttttctttctctttgaaagAGGCAATTCCACAATGATTTTTACAGCATTCACTCactgggaaaggagaaaaaaaaccaaacaaccgtAACCATACAACGTAACTTATTAACCATGTACTGCATGCTCAGATTCTTCTTAAGATActtaacagggcattttttaGAAGATACACTGTGTTTCATGCACATCATGGGAAAAAGGGAATTAATGTCAGATACCTACTCAAAAAATTAGACATAACCAGTAACCTGGCCAGTGCTATCACTGTCTTTAGGATGTTGATGTAGTGAAGATGCAGAGAACATTATTTTTTGCTTGGAATCCTACCACAGGTTCAAGACAGGAGTCAAGCACTGCTCCGGAATCTCATCCCACATCCACCACGTACTTCAAACTCTCCTGTTCCCTCCACCCGCAGGAAGAGCCACATCTCGCAGATCCCATTCGGACGTTTGGCAAGACGAGCGATCACAAAACTCTTGTTGGTCTCTGCAAAGCCGGTGAAATAAATTGAATCCAGCGCCTGGGGAAAGGGAGAAGAATTTCAGCTCCAGCCGCAGGcaggaagggaggggagagggtgAGTAATTCTTTGTTTTCCATGGGTTTCTTCTTAGGAATCAAAGTTTGCTTTCACTTTTTATATTTAATAGCAGGCAGCCCAGCAAGCAGCCAGAGTTTCCCCAGCAGCGGTGAAGCCTCATTCGTAAAACAGGACAGTTCATGCGTCCAGAAAACAGTTAGTTAATCTGGCATGCAACGCTCACATCAGTCATTGACACGaaagcatttttcctttctttattgTCCATTTCCTTATCAGGGTAGACAAAGAAAGCAGAGAGGGAGCAGCTGAGAAGCAGTTTTAGAGAGGGAACGTAATTATTGCCTGGTAGCCATGGACAAGGTAAAATATTATTCTTAATTAAGATTATTATTTTGCAATGAGAAGTTCCCTTAACCAAAATCCTtatgaaaagcattctcaaaaagTGCCTGCAAGGAAGAAACTGAGCCACATCTAGACCCAGCTTGTATGAGGGACAATTTATACTTATGGgaaacataaaaccaaaaagggaaaaggaagagaaagccaTAGGAAACCCAGTACTTTACTACATGATCAGCAGCTGGACTGGTGTAGGGCCAGTTACCATCCTAAACCTCAAACACTGTTACACACAGATGTCCACAACTTCAAATTTAGATGTGTATTTTCACATATTTGTGCAGAACTCACTCAAAGTGAAGTTTCAAAAGCTGGAACATTGAAGTTAAGATTTTTGTATGCATTTTGGGGTATGGATGAAGTTCTGCTTCTGAAGAAAACATtcagtgtaaaacaaaacaaaaaaaatcatattattaTTGCTCTTGAGCATTTGTTAATTAATATGACTCCAGGATTCCCAGGAGGCTCCAGGAAATGCCAACAAGAAGTTGATTTTTCACAAGAATGGTTTAGAATTCAAAACCTCAGCTGGCATCTGCAAGTCAAATCTTGATGAGACAAGGAAAACCAAGGGAAATCCTGCCTCATCAGCCTTCCCACTTTTCCCTCCCACCAAATATTACAGCAAGGCCCACCCAAAGCTCCCCGTTAGGCACAGTGAGTATTTTGACAGGATGATCCATGAACATAGGTAAGGTACAGGCTGTAGACAGAGGGTTTGTTATTTATTAAGCAGACAAGTACACCTGGGAAACCAGATTTAGTTCACCAAATGTGTGAAAATAAAAGGCTTTTGTGTCTGCTTTTTCCCACCGATATCATTTGGTGTTATTTGAGGCAACCCTTTTCCCTGCAAGGAACAGTCAAGGCAACATCCCCATCCTGTGATGGTTGAAGCAGGGTGAAAGGATGTGGGTCCTGAAGCTTTATGGGTCAAGCAGTGTGGGTACCAGGCACCAGGATGCAGGGGATGGGGCTTCCTGAGAGATGCAGGTCCCAGGGGGATgcagggtgctggggtgcaggggatgcagaGGGGTGCAGGTCCCTGCAGGATGTGGGTTCTGCAGAAGGAGGTGTTGTGGGGCTAAGGGGATTGGGTGTTGTGGGGCAACGTGAGTCCCAGGGGATAGGGGTTCCAGGGACTGGGGGTGCTGGGATCTCAGGGAAGCAGGGGTGCTGGGAGATAGGGGTGTCAGGGATGGGGCTGACAGAGGTGCCAGGGATGGGACTGTCACGGAATATGGTCACGGAAAAGGGACTACCAGGGGAGGGGTTCCCAGGACTGGGGATACCAGGGGTCCAAGGAGATGGGGGTGCCAGGGAAGACAGTGTCACAGCAGGGGGTCCTGGGAAAGGTGCTGCCGGGGAAGGGACTCCCAGGATGTGGGGTACCAGGAGCGCGGCGGCACACTCACGTGGGGGTCGGGGCGGAGCGGGCGCGGCCGCCGTGACTCCGCGGAACCTCCGCCGGCCGCCCGCTGCCTCCAGGCGCCGTGGAAGAGCAGGAGGCAGCCCAGGGCCCAGCGCTTCAGCGGGACCCAAGCGCCGGGGGCGGCCGCCCGCCGAGCCCCGAGTAGCGCCAGCAGCGCCGCcgccagcagcgccagcagcgccgGCATCGCGGAGCGGACCTCGGGGTGCGGAGCGGAGCGCGGGGTGCGGAGCGTGGGGTGCGGAGCCGGGCGCGGGCTGCGGAGCGGGGCGGTGCTGGGCGCGGGCTGCGGTCGCCGCCAAACCCCGCCTCGGGGCCGCGCAGCGCCGTGTCCCGGGGCCGGTCGCGATCATTTCCGCGAGGGGCTTGTCCCGGCTGTCAGCCCGCTGAGGTCACGCTGGGAAGTTGCATttgcttcatctttttttttactttctcctttttttttttttttttcctcgatcCCGGCACATTTCGCTGAGCCGCACGGAAGCGCTTAAAGGGAAGTGAGGCAGCTCCACTGCAGTGGCACAGCCAAGTTTCTAGGAAACGTGTTTCTAgtttctggagcacaagtgtgatggggagcggttcggggatctggggctgttcagcctggagaacaggaggctgaagggagaccttatcgctgtctacaactacctgaaaagaggttggagcCAGGTGGGAGTCAGTCTGCTCCCAatgaacaagtgataggacaagaggaaatggcctcaagttgcgccaggggaggtttagattggttagtaggaaaaattcttcctagaaagggttgtcaggcactggaacaggctgcccaggtcagtggtggagtcaccatccctgaaggggttaaAAAGGTGTTcagaagaggttcttagggacatgggttattgCTAGAGTtagcttatggttggactcgatcctgagggtctcttgcaaccaaaatgattctatgaaatccttCAGGTTAAGGGTTGTGGTGCCAGAGAGGTGGGTCTTGGGGTCTCCCCACTGGGGCTATCACAAGGTATTTGGGCAATATCagctgctcttccctgggctGAAGGTTATGTCTGTTTCCATCTCTTTGATGAGGACTGCAGTTCATATTTTAGATTTCTGACCCTGTCTTATTGGGCTCTCAGCATAAATGGGTCCTTGCCTGTCACTGCCAGCTCCGACCAACAGGCAGGGACAAGGCTTGGCAGCCATCTCACCCAAAATTGCCAGAAGCAGTTGTAGGTACTGTTTCTAGAAGCTGTATTTTTCATGGCTTTTTGCTGGTTGCACAGTAGATCTTTTTATTCCCTTTGCAATTAGCAAGCATTTTGTCTCATTTCCCTACACTAAATGAAGCCCAGTCTCTCAAGAGTGGTTGGGGTGTATCTGATCTCCCTTTGGAGAAAGACAGGGCTCTCAAAACccatgtttgcttttgttttctgagtgTTCTGGCTCCCTGTTGCCTCTACAGACTGCTCAGTGGACTTCAGGTCCCttgaaaaagcatttcttttacGTTTTTATGCCTTGT is part of the Patagioenas fasciata isolate bPatFas1 chromosome 13, bPatFas1.hap1, whole genome shotgun sequence genome and harbors:
- the LOC136107303 gene encoding uncharacterized protein; protein product: MPALLALLAAALLALLGARRAAAPGAWVPLKRWALGCLLLFHGAWRQRAAGGGSAESRRPRPLRPDPHALDSIYFTGFAETNKSFVIARLAKRPNGICEMWLFLRVEGTGEFEHPQHPNMLVSDESEEIWSGGGLTIEYAEPQMHWKISFDGLLRKGPYRQQWSEKEGELVPVKFSFHWENFTEVFDFSADSHPSAFARAFAQEPWTFEFFQRVKKQREQHFRHEQWGQSVGEIEIENQEKTELSLKGVRSHSYGIRDWSEIYRYVMILAHFEDGTAAHLTVINMPATTTHLTVGYVFFPNGRKAGIEWSNASLAEMAADGVIGDKYGVTFTAGGKYFDVSATLDKQACPVVYNGLTGRGVFHECIADFQLNGLTQGWGLVEFYYRDEAAQPVPNLQLGSKAEGPDLSS